One region of Priestia megaterium genomic DNA includes:
- a CDS encoding LTA synthase family protein, giving the protein MKKLFSKPLFYFFIAVLFMWIKSYMSYKVEFNLDISDSMQKTLLFINPISSTLIFLGLALFAKGKRAIVWTLILSTIMTVILYSNILYYRFFNDFVTLPTLTQTSNVGHLGGSIADLVKAHDIFYFVDIILLIALLFVRKIEWPKARLKFRYTFMVLAAGAVAFAINLHYAEKDRPELLTRTFDRNYLVKYLGAYNYTVYDAVQTFQNSKQRAFASSDDLTTVKNFSTSHYAAPNIEYAGKAKGKNIIKIHLESFQSFLINYKLNGQEVTPFLNSLANGNEFMYFDNFFHQTGQGKTADAELMMDTSLYGLPQGSAFSLKGRNTYQAAPAILDQEGGYTSAVLHGDYKTFWNRNEIYKQFGVDKFFDASYYNMTGDNKVNYGLKDKPFFKESMPMLQSLKQPFYAHMITLTNHFPFVLDKGDASIEPANTGDGTVDRYFQTARYLDESLQEFFTELKASGLYDNSVIMIYGDHYGISENHNKAMEKVLGEKITPYKNAQLQRVPFFLHVPGVKGGVNHTYGGEIDVVPTLLHLVGIDSKEYVQFGTDLLSKDHDQVVAFRNGDYVSPKYTSIDGKYYDTNTGERITATDEAKAYKKKVGRELELSDKVLYGDLLRFNKLDDFKPVDPSKYMYGKDQETEK; this is encoded by the coding sequence ATGAAAAAACTATTTTCAAAGCCGTTGTTTTACTTTTTTATAGCGGTTTTATTCATGTGGATCAAGTCTTACATGTCTTACAAAGTGGAGTTCAACTTAGATATAAGTGACTCAATGCAAAAAACGTTATTGTTTATTAATCCAATTAGTTCAACTTTGATCTTTTTAGGGTTAGCATTGTTTGCAAAAGGAAAAAGAGCCATCGTTTGGACGCTTATCCTTAGTACAATCATGACGGTCATTTTGTACAGCAATATTTTATATTATCGATTCTTCAATGACTTTGTGACATTGCCTACTTTAACGCAAACAAGCAATGTGGGTCATTTAGGAGGCAGTATCGCTGATTTAGTAAAAGCTCACGATATTTTTTACTTTGTAGATATCATTTTACTGATTGCGCTATTGTTTGTTAGAAAAATCGAATGGCCAAAAGCACGTCTTAAATTCCGCTATACGTTCATGGTGTTAGCGGCAGGAGCTGTCGCATTTGCAATTAACTTGCACTATGCTGAAAAAGATCGCCCTGAATTATTAACAAGAACATTTGATCGCAACTACCTAGTGAAATATTTAGGAGCATACAACTACACGGTGTATGATGCAGTTCAAACGTTTCAAAACTCAAAGCAACGAGCATTCGCAAGCAGTGATGACTTAACAACAGTGAAAAACTTCAGTACAAGTCACTATGCAGCTCCGAATATTGAGTATGCGGGTAAAGCAAAAGGAAAAAATATTATTAAAATTCATCTAGAATCATTTCAGTCATTCCTAATTAATTACAAGTTAAATGGACAAGAAGTAACGCCGTTTTTAAATTCATTAGCAAATGGAAATGAATTTATGTATTTTGATAACTTCTTCCATCAAACAGGACAAGGTAAAACAGCTGATGCAGAGCTTATGATGGATACGTCATTATATGGCTTGCCTCAAGGATCAGCATTTAGCTTAAAAGGCCGCAACACGTACCAAGCAGCACCAGCGATCTTAGATCAAGAGGGCGGCTATACAAGTGCTGTGTTACACGGAGATTATAAAACGTTCTGGAACCGTAATGAAATTTACAAACAGTTCGGTGTGGATAAATTCTTTGATGCAAGTTATTACAATATGACTGGTGATAACAAAGTAAACTATGGATTAAAAGATAAGCCATTCTTCAAAGAATCTATGCCAATGCTACAGTCATTGAAGCAGCCGTTCTATGCGCATATGATTACATTAACAAACCATTTCCCATTCGTTCTTGATAAAGGTGATGCTAGCATTGAACCGGCGAACACAGGAGATGGAACGGTAGACCGTTATTTCCAAACGGCTCGTTATTTGGATGAATCACTGCAAGAATTCTTTACAGAGCTAAAAGCTTCAGGTTTATATGACAACTCAGTTATTATGATTTACGGTGACCACTACGGTATTTCTGAAAATCATAACAAAGCAATGGAAAAAGTTCTTGGCGAGAAAATCACGCCATATAAAAACGCTCAGCTTCAACGCGTACCGTTCTTCCTTCACGTACCAGGTGTAAAAGGTGGAGTAAACCATACGTACGGCGGTGAAATTGACGTAGTGCCTACGCTTCTTCACCTAGTGGGAATTGATAGTAAAGAGTATGTTCAATTCGGTACAGATTTATTATCAAAAGACCATGATCAGGTAGTAGCATTTAGAAACGGTGATTATGTTTCTCCGAAATACACGTCAATTGACGGCAAGTATTACGATACAAACACAGGAGAAAGAATCACAGCAACAGACGAAGCGAAAGCTTATAAAAAGAAAGTTGGAAGAGAGCTAGAACTTTCTGATAAAGTGTTATACGGTGATTTATTACGATTTAATAAATTAGATGACTTTAAACCGGTCGATCCATCAAAATACATGTATGGAAAAGACCAAGAAACAGAAAAATAA
- a CDS encoding YitT family protein has translation MYKKLIAIGIGSMFVSIGINVFILPLQLVTGGITGISLIINYLLGYKVGVMIFCLNLPIYLLALGFNRSYFLNAIYGMVLSAVMIDLLFPLHGIFHLPIILSACLGGVFNGIGTGIMLRQHASQGGVDLFSLILAKWLSLNPGIIILVIDASIIISGILLLQNDTAIYSLFIVVCSGIVTSLITSFKRIIVYV, from the coding sequence ATGTACAAAAAATTAATTGCAATTGGAATTGGCAGTATGTTTGTTAGTATTGGAATTAACGTTTTTATTCTTCCGCTTCAGCTTGTAACAGGAGGCATTACGGGAATTAGCTTAATCATTAATTATTTACTTGGCTATAAAGTAGGCGTGATGATTTTTTGCTTAAACTTGCCGATTTACCTTCTCGCTCTAGGTTTTAACCGCTCTTATTTTTTAAATGCTATCTATGGCATGGTTCTCTCAGCCGTTATGATTGATTTGCTGTTTCCGCTTCACGGAATTTTTCACCTTCCCATTATCTTAAGCGCTTGCCTTGGAGGCGTTTTTAACGGAATTGGAACTGGCATCATGCTCCGGCAGCACGCAAGTCAAGGCGGGGTCGACTTATTTTCTCTGATACTTGCAAAATGGTTATCTTTAAACCCTGGCATCATCATTTTAGTGATTGACGCATCTATTATTATTTCAGGTATTTTACTGCTTCAAAACGATACAGCTATTTATTCATTATTCATTGTTGTATGCTCTGGTATAGTGACCAGTTTAATTACGTCATTCAAACGCATCATCGTCTATGTATAA
- a CDS encoding catalase — MTKKHPVNEKSKQEQLEQFKTDDRNQALTTNQGLKLSEDEFSLKAGERGPTLMEDFHFREKMTHFDHERIPERIVHARGFAAHGEFELYDSLSEYTKAKFLQNPSVKTPVFVRFSTVAGSKGSAETVRDARGFATKFYTEEGNYDLVGNNIPVFFIQDAIKFPDLIHAVKPEPHNEMPQAASAHDTFWDFVANNQESAHMVMWTMSDRAIPRSLRMMEGFGVHTFRLVNAEGKAHFVKFHWKPVLGTHSLVWDEAQTISGKDPDFHRRDLWESIENGDYPEYELGLQIIAEEDEFKFDFDILDPTKLWPEEDIPVKLVGKMTLNRNVDNVFAETEQVAFHPGHVVPGIDFSNDPLLQGRLFSYTDTQLIRLGGPNFHELPINRPVCPFHNNQRDGYGRQTINKGPVSYHRNSLAANTPAPVPESEGGYSHYQEKVEGRKVRSRSESFKDHFSQATLFWNSMSDPEKEHIISAFSFELGKVKSKSVQQQVVDMFANVSTVLAKQVAQAIGATPPSGEDAPVTKSSPALSQEQTIKKPNTRKVAVIVANDFSGDLPQVLNSLKQQGIQPEIVSTTLQNVKGTDGSELEVQHTFLTSDSVLFDAVYVVGSSSADEKFRKEALTFAQEAFEHFKPIGATDEGVKWLKAAGLDSSPGVVTGDSTRFTDEFVEAVSAHRHWNRHVI; from the coding sequence ATGACAAAAAAGCACCCTGTAAATGAAAAAAGCAAGCAAGAACAGCTCGAGCAGTTTAAAACAGACGATCGAAACCAAGCGCTCACAACCAATCAAGGGTTAAAGCTTTCCGAAGATGAATTTTCTTTAAAAGCAGGCGAACGTGGTCCAACCCTTATGGAAGACTTTCATTTCCGTGAAAAAATGACGCATTTTGACCACGAGCGCATTCCTGAACGCATCGTTCATGCACGAGGCTTCGCTGCTCACGGAGAATTTGAGCTGTATGACTCGCTCAGTGAATATACAAAAGCTAAATTTTTACAGAATCCGTCTGTAAAAACACCTGTATTTGTCCGTTTTTCTACTGTAGCAGGTTCTAAAGGTTCAGCTGAAACGGTTCGCGACGCACGTGGTTTTGCAACAAAATTTTATACAGAAGAAGGAAACTATGACTTAGTTGGAAATAACATTCCCGTGTTCTTTATCCAAGATGCGATTAAATTCCCGGATTTAATTCACGCTGTTAAGCCTGAGCCACACAACGAAATGCCTCAGGCGGCTTCAGCACATGATACGTTTTGGGATTTTGTCGCTAATAACCAAGAGTCTGCCCACATGGTCATGTGGACAATGTCAGACCGTGCAATTCCTCGCAGCTTGCGTATGATGGAAGGCTTCGGCGTACATACTTTTCGCTTAGTTAATGCGGAAGGAAAAGCTCATTTTGTCAAATTCCACTGGAAGCCTGTGCTCGGCACGCATTCCCTTGTTTGGGACGAAGCTCAAACCATTTCTGGGAAAGACCCTGATTTTCATCGCCGCGATTTATGGGAGTCAATTGAAAACGGAGACTATCCTGAATATGAGCTAGGGCTTCAAATCATAGCTGAGGAAGATGAATTTAAATTCGACTTTGACATTCTCGATCCAACTAAGCTTTGGCCAGAAGAAGACATTCCCGTCAAATTGGTTGGAAAAATGACCTTAAATCGAAATGTAGACAACGTATTTGCCGAAACGGAACAAGTCGCATTCCATCCGGGGCATGTAGTACCGGGAATTGATTTTTCCAATGATCCTCTCTTACAAGGAAGATTGTTTTCATACACGGATACCCAGCTTATTCGTCTTGGCGGCCCGAATTTTCACGAACTTCCAATCAACCGTCCAGTGTGCCCGTTTCATAACAATCAACGCGACGGTTACGGACGTCAAACGATTAACAAAGGGCCTGTCAGCTATCACAGAAACTCTCTTGCAGCCAATACGCCGGCTCCTGTACCAGAGTCAGAGGGCGGTTATTCTCACTATCAGGAAAAAGTGGAAGGAAGAAAAGTTCGAAGCCGAAGCGAAAGTTTTAAAGACCACTTTTCACAGGCAACGCTATTTTGGAATAGCATGAGCGACCCTGAAAAAGAGCATATTATCAGTGCTTTCAGCTTTGAGCTTGGAAAAGTGAAAAGCAAGTCTGTTCAGCAACAGGTTGTTGATATGTTTGCCAACGTCAGTACAGTGCTAGCTAAACAAGTGGCACAAGCGATTGGTGCAACGCCTCCATCAGGAGAAGACGCGCCAGTGACCAAGTCGTCTCCGGCTCTTAGTCAGGAACAGACGATTAAAAAGCCGAATACGCGTAAAGTAGCTGTCATTGTAGCTAATGACTTTAGCGGTGACCTACCACAAGTGTTAAACAGTTTAAAACAACAGGGCATTCAGCCTGAAATTGTAAGCACAACCCTCCAAAACGTAAAAGGAACAGACGGGTCAGAACTTGAAGTACAGCACACGTTCTTAACAAGTGATTCTGTCTTATTCGATGCGGTTTATGTTGTCGGAAGTTCGTCAGCTGATGAGAAGTTTCGTAAAGAAGCACTGACGTTTGCTCAAGAAGCATTCGAGCATTTTAAACCAATTGGCGCCACAGATGAAGGTGTTAAGTGGCTAAAAGCTGCTGGCTTAGATAGTAGTCCCGGTGTCGTAACTGGAGATTCTACACGTTTTACAGATGAATTTGTTGAAGCTGTTTCAGCTCACCGCCACTGGAATCGTCACGTTATATAA
- a CDS encoding DMT family transporter, translating into MKAEPMVKMMISMSIFGSIGFFSTQTGLPSFDLVFVRCICATLFLGMCWFVTGEYKREKWNAKEIKQILLCGIFLVFNWVFLFKAFEMMSVTVAISIYHLAPVLVLLLGSFMFKEKLTVLGVMSIFICFGGTLLIIGVEQLTIDGFMSSGILWALLAALFYACTTLLGKGIIHTSAYAVTFLQTFLGIFLLLPFVHFTDFHFLTTANWTSILVTGFVHTGLVYYLFFDSLRYLKTQVISVLVFLDPAVAILLDTAFTGFRPTLLQLAGIVLIFLGMLFTLKPKPSSEKNISNSRIKKIT; encoded by the coding sequence ATGAAAGCAGAGCCAATGGTGAAAATGATGATTTCAATGAGTATTTTTGGTTCAATTGGCTTTTTCTCCACACAAACTGGACTGCCTTCTTTTGACTTAGTATTTGTTCGCTGTATTTGTGCAACACTTTTTCTCGGAATGTGCTGGTTCGTAACGGGTGAATATAAAAGGGAAAAATGGAATGCTAAAGAAATAAAGCAGATTTTACTGTGTGGGATATTTCTTGTGTTTAACTGGGTGTTTCTATTTAAAGCATTTGAAATGATGTCCGTTACGGTTGCTATTTCTATTTATCATCTTGCACCCGTTTTAGTATTGCTTCTGGGGAGCTTTATGTTTAAGGAGAAATTAACGGTTCTTGGCGTGATGTCTATCTTCATTTGTTTTGGAGGAACACTTCTAATTATTGGAGTGGAGCAACTTACGATTGACGGCTTCATGTCTTCAGGAATACTCTGGGCGCTTTTAGCCGCTTTGTTTTATGCATGCACGACGCTGCTTGGTAAAGGCATTATTCATACGAGTGCTTATGCTGTTACATTTCTTCAGACTTTTTTAGGAATTTTTCTATTATTGCCGTTTGTTCATTTTACTGATTTTCATTTCCTAACAACGGCCAACTGGACATCTATTTTAGTAACAGGCTTTGTACATACTGGTTTAGTGTATTATTTGTTTTTCGACAGCCTGCGCTATTTAAAAACTCAGGTGATTTCGGTTCTGGTGTTTTTAGATCCAGCCGTTGCCATTTTATTAGATACAGCATTCACGGGATTTCGCCCTACGCTTTTGCAGCTTGCAGGCATTGTTTTGATCTTTTTAGGAATGCTTTTTACTTTGAAGCCAAAACCTTCATCTGAAAAAAATATTTCCAATAGCAGGATAAAAAAGATCACATAG
- a CDS encoding cupin domain-containing protein, producing the protein MKVSKQNAEHYVWGGKCDGWHLVKNKDVSIIHERMPPYTEEVRHYHLKAHQFFFVLKGTAALEIDGVIYDVKAHEGVEVFPSILHQMMNRSSEEIEFLVISQPFAQGDRIAVDEDKD; encoded by the coding sequence ATGAAAGTTAGTAAGCAAAACGCAGAACACTACGTGTGGGGAGGAAAATGCGATGGGTGGCACCTAGTGAAAAATAAAGACGTAAGTATTATTCATGAGCGCATGCCCCCTTATACGGAAGAGGTAAGGCATTATCACTTGAAAGCACATCAATTTTTCTTTGTACTAAAAGGAACAGCTGCTCTAGAAATAGACGGAGTTATTTACGATGTAAAAGCACACGAAGGAGTAGAAGTATTTCCTTCGATTCTTCATCAAATGATGAATCGTTCGAGTGAGGAGATTGAGTTTCTTGTGATTTCACAGCCTTTTGCACAAGGAGACCGCATAGCTGTTGATGAAGATAAAGACTAA
- a CDS encoding NAD(P)H-dependent flavin oxidoreductase — MKTRVTDLLGIQYPIVQGGLAYLAYAELAAAVSNAGGLGQITAMTLRTPEKLRAEIKKVRSLTERPFGVNFAVGGQTEGSYKELLDAAVEEGVPVISITGANPTPIFERLKGTGIKTLVLVANVRQAQKAEKLGADAVMAVGQEAGGHIGREDLGTMVLIPRVAAAVSIPVLASGGIGNGQGLLAALSLGAEGIEMGTRFIATKECVDAHDAYKQAIVEAKETDTVVIKRSFGAPGRVLKSHYTLDIIEREQQGERYEELKDVISGGANCRYIYENKIDEGYGWAGQVVGLIDSIPTVQELFNSMIEEVHAGSKRLLSIVEKK, encoded by the coding sequence ATGAAAACACGGGTAACAGATTTATTAGGAATTCAATATCCAATTGTACAAGGAGGTCTTGCGTATCTAGCGTACGCAGAACTTGCGGCTGCTGTCTCAAATGCAGGCGGGCTTGGACAAATTACAGCTATGACGCTCCGAACACCTGAGAAACTTCGAGCTGAAATTAAGAAAGTACGTTCTTTAACTGAGCGTCCTTTTGGCGTTAATTTTGCTGTTGGAGGTCAAACAGAAGGTTCTTATAAAGAACTTCTCGACGCAGCAGTAGAAGAAGGTGTTCCGGTTATTTCCATAACAGGAGCAAATCCCACACCTATTTTTGAAAGATTAAAAGGAACGGGAATTAAAACGCTCGTGCTGGTAGCCAACGTACGTCAAGCTCAAAAAGCTGAGAAGCTAGGAGCAGATGCTGTCATGGCAGTAGGGCAAGAAGCCGGAGGACATATCGGACGTGAGGATCTAGGCACAATGGTATTAATTCCTCGAGTAGCTGCGGCTGTGTCAATTCCGGTCTTGGCAAGCGGAGGGATTGGAAACGGACAAGGATTATTGGCAGCGTTATCATTAGGCGCTGAAGGGATAGAAATGGGAACACGTTTTATCGCGACAAAAGAATGTGTAGATGCCCATGATGCGTATAAACAAGCTATTGTGGAAGCGAAAGAAACCGATACTGTGGTTATTAAACGTTCGTTCGGGGCACCTGGACGCGTATTGAAGTCCCACTACACTCTTGACATTATTGAGCGTGAACAGCAAGGAGAGAGATACGAAGAGTTAAAAGACGTCATTAGCGGAGGGGCAAACTGCCGGTATATTTATGAAAATAAAATCGATGAAGGCTATGGATGGGCAGGCCAAGTCGTTGGACTGATTGATAGTATTCCAACGGTGCAAGAGCTGTTTAACAGTATGATAGAAGAAGTGCACGCCGGTTCTAAACGACTGTTGAGTATAGTAGAAAAGAAGTAG
- a CDS encoding LCP family protein, with translation MKKKAGDRNVERTRRKRRRRVRWGRVFFALLFLFIIVGGIYSYFQYKQGLSIASDGKFADDGTTFEQFQGSLPNNGEVNMLLLGSDSRGEKHSRTDSILIAHYDSKSKHPKIVSLMRDMYVDIPGHGKQKLNAAYAFGGPELLRQTIKQNFDIDINYYAVVDFEGFSKIVDTIAPDGIEVTVPHDMSSGIGMTLHKGTQVLHGEQLLGYVRFRHDNMSDFGRVQRQQEVVLKLKDEVASLNSVFKIPKLLGVMDPYIDTNLDTKSMMLLAKDVVTGNMKDVQSLRLPLDGSFENKTYSGVGMVLDIDLDKNKEALQEFLNDK, from the coding sequence TTGAAAAAGAAAGCTGGTGACAGAAACGTGGAGCGAACAAGACGCAAAAGAAGAAGAAGAGTTCGATGGGGCAGAGTGTTCTTTGCTTTGTTGTTCCTTTTTATTATCGTTGGGGGCATATACAGCTATTTCCAATATAAGCAAGGGCTATCGATAGCAAGCGATGGTAAATTTGCGGATGACGGCACGACATTTGAACAGTTTCAAGGCAGTCTCCCGAATAACGGAGAAGTAAATATGCTGCTGTTAGGAAGTGACTCGCGCGGGGAAAAGCATTCTCGTACAGACTCTATTTTAATTGCTCACTACGATTCTAAAAGCAAACACCCGAAAATTGTTTCTCTTATGAGGGATATGTACGTGGATATTCCAGGACACGGCAAGCAAAAGCTGAATGCTGCTTACGCGTTCGGAGGTCCTGAGCTGCTGCGTCAAACGATCAAACAAAATTTTGATATTGATATTAACTATTATGCAGTTGTGGACTTCGAAGGATTTTCAAAAATTGTAGATACGATTGCGCCTGATGGCATTGAAGTAACCGTGCCTCACGATATGTCTTCGGGAATTGGTATGACGCTTCACAAAGGTACCCAAGTTTTACACGGTGAACAGTTGCTTGGCTACGTACGTTTTCGCCATGATAACATGAGTGATTTTGGACGCGTTCAGCGCCAGCAAGAAGTCGTTTTAAAGCTCAAAGATGAAGTAGCAAGCCTAAACAGCGTGTTTAAAATACCGAAGCTTCTCGGCGTAATGGATCCTTACATCGATACAAATTTAGATACAAAAAGCATGATGCTTCTAGCTAAAGATGTGGTAACAGGAAACATGAAAGACGTTCAAAGCCTACGACTGCCTTTAGACGGATCATTTGAAAACAAAACGTATAGCGGCGTTGGTATGGTGCTTGATATTGATTTAGATAAAAATAAAGAAGCGCTGCAAGAATTCTTAAATGACAAATAA
- a CDS encoding cation:dicarboxylate symporter family transporter, translating into MTQTAAKSKQKPFYKGLFFQIMMAIVLGVAVGYLWPSFGNAVKPIGDGFIKLIKMLIAPLIFGVVVVGIAKVGNIKTVGRIGGKTILYFEIVTTFALLIGLLVANVMNPGAGMNVDPSSLSTTEVDAKTNGSELPSEGDFFLNMIPDSAVGAFSNNSMLQVLLISCLFGIALVHIGGKTAETLLHVLEKVNDVLFKIMGYIMKLTALATFSAMAFAVSQYGLGTLAAFGKLFIAMTIACLAFVLVLAVILRTYLKLSLWKVILYIREEIMLAFATGSTEAVMPQLMDKFEQAGCNKAVVGLVVPTGYSFNLDGASIYLSLALVFLAQATGVDLSLTDQLLMLGVLLLTSKGMAGIPGSAFVALSATAAATGSIPVAAVALMLAPDRFMGNYRTTVNIIGYAVAAFIIARWENLLDLQKANDVLDGKITYQPKNAEISLPESIPAANEKAF; encoded by the coding sequence AAATTATGATGGCAATTGTACTTGGCGTAGCCGTAGGATATCTATGGCCAAGCTTTGGAAATGCTGTGAAACCGATTGGAGACGGTTTTATTAAGCTCATCAAAATGCTGATTGCTCCTCTTATCTTTGGGGTAGTCGTTGTCGGAATTGCCAAGGTTGGAAACATTAAAACAGTTGGGCGTATTGGTGGAAAAACCATTCTTTACTTCGAAATTGTCACAACATTCGCTCTACTTATCGGTCTATTAGTAGCAAACGTAATGAACCCCGGCGCCGGTATGAATGTTGATCCTTCAAGCTTAAGCACAACTGAAGTGGACGCGAAGACAAACGGCTCCGAACTTCCGAGCGAAGGTGATTTTTTTCTTAATATGATTCCAGACAGTGCAGTTGGTGCTTTTTCAAACAACTCCATGCTTCAAGTGCTTTTAATTTCGTGTTTGTTCGGAATCGCTCTTGTCCATATAGGTGGAAAAACAGCGGAGACCCTTCTACACGTATTAGAAAAAGTAAATGATGTGTTATTTAAAATTATGGGATACATCATGAAGTTAACGGCTCTTGCCACGTTTAGCGCCATGGCATTTGCGGTTAGTCAGTACGGTCTTGGAACACTTGCTGCATTTGGAAAGCTATTTATCGCTATGACAATTGCTTGTCTAGCATTTGTTCTTGTTTTAGCTGTTATTTTACGAACCTATTTAAAATTAAGCTTGTGGAAAGTTATTCTATATATACGAGAAGAAATTATGCTGGCATTTGCTACGGGTTCTACTGAAGCCGTTATGCCGCAGCTCATGGATAAATTTGAACAAGCAGGATGCAACAAAGCAGTCGTTGGCCTTGTTGTGCCTACGGGCTATTCGTTTAACCTAGACGGTGCTTCTATCTACCTGTCTCTTGCTCTCGTCTTTTTAGCACAAGCAACGGGCGTGGACTTGAGCCTCACTGATCAGCTTTTAATGCTTGGTGTTCTTCTTCTTACGTCTAAAGGAATGGCTGGCATTCCAGGATCAGCTTTTGTTGCTCTTTCTGCTACCGCAGCAGCAACCGGATCCATTCCGGTAGCTGCCGTTGCTCTGATGCTTGCTCCTGATCGCTTTATGGGTAATTACCGAACCACAGTTAATATTATTGGTTATGCGGTAGCCGCTTTTATTATCGCACGATGGGAAAATTTATTAGACCTACAAAAAGCCAATGATGTGCTGGACGGAAAAATTACGTATCAGCCCAAAAATGCTGAAATTTCTCTCCCTGAGAGTATTCCAGCAGCCAATGAAAAAGCATTTTAA
- a CDS encoding GNAT family N-acetyltransferase, protein MIVRKAREEETSSIETVTLAAYEQYAAVKSEAHWKRYRKGILHTLSEEKKFECMVAEIDGEMAGSVLFYPPNTDVYGGLLKPFPWAEIRLLAVAPSHRRKGVANALLEACEKKSRELGCSYLGLHTDHSMEHAIKLYTKRGYVRFPDNDFYPVKDLHVMAFRKSV, encoded by the coding sequence TTGATCGTTCGAAAAGCTAGAGAAGAAGAAACATCATCTATTGAAACAGTAACGCTTGCTGCTTATGAGCAATATGCAGCTGTAAAATCGGAAGCACACTGGAAAAGATATCGAAAGGGAATTTTACATACCCTGAGTGAAGAAAAAAAATTTGAATGCATGGTAGCTGAAATCGATGGAGAAATGGCAGGAAGCGTTTTGTTTTATCCGCCGAATACGGATGTATATGGAGGGTTATTAAAACCATTTCCATGGGCTGAAATTCGTCTGCTGGCAGTTGCTCCATCTCATCGCCGAAAAGGAGTCGCCAATGCGCTTCTTGAAGCGTGTGAAAAAAAATCTCGGGAGCTAGGATGTTCTTATTTAGGTTTACATACAGATCATTCAATGGAACATGCCATTAAGCTGTACACTAAAAGAGGTTACGTCCGCTTTCCTGATAACGATTTTTATCCGGTAAAAGATTTGCATGTCATGGCATTTAGAAAATCCGTTTAA
- a CDS encoding YoaK family protein — protein sequence MLTNKSSYFLQLTKRFKKAATANSVILGILLAIVGGFLDAYTYISRNGVFANAQSGNIVLLGVKAAQGQWTEAFLHIPPILAFILGVAVTETFKQPRFVSVLPDTSRIVLLLEIVVLIIVGFLPPSVPNMLVTVTISFVAALQVSSFRTLIKWSYNTTMTTGNLRTASQAAYYAIFKRDENAAYQCLRFTAIILSFLSGALLGSISTFTLGTKAIWLASAILFLAFVILNSESQKSL from the coding sequence ATGCTCACAAACAAATCATCTTACTTTTTACAATTAACGAAACGATTCAAAAAAGCTGCAACGGCAAATTCAGTTATCCTTGGAATTTTGTTAGCTATTGTGGGAGGTTTTCTTGATGCTTATACGTATATAAGCAGAAACGGAGTATTTGCAAATGCACAAAGTGGAAATATCGTTTTATTAGGTGTAAAGGCAGCACAAGGTCAATGGACAGAAGCTTTTCTTCATATTCCGCCTATTTTAGCCTTTATCCTAGGCGTTGCTGTAACCGAAACATTTAAGCAGCCGCGATTTGTATCTGTACTCCCTGATACTTCTCGTATTGTATTGCTTTTAGAAATTGTCGTACTCATTATTGTTGGGTTTTTACCACCTAGTGTTCCTAATATGTTGGTTACAGTAACAATTTCATTTGTTGCTGCTCTTCAAGTTTCTTCATTTAGAACTTTGATAAAATGGTCATATAATACAACAATGACAACTGGAAACCTTCGTACTGCTTCTCAAGCAGCATACTATGCTATATTCAAACGCGACGAAAATGCTGCTTATCAGTGCCTTCGTTTTACGGCCATTATCCTCTCTTTTTTAAGTGGTGCGTTGTTAGGCTCTATTTCTACTTTCACCCTCGGAACAAAAGCAATTTGGCTAGCTTCTGCTATTCTTTTTCTCGCTTTTGTCATTTTAAATTCAGAATCTCAAAAAAGCCTTTGA